One segment of Odontesthes bonariensis isolate fOdoBon6 chromosome 1, fOdoBon6.hap1, whole genome shotgun sequence DNA contains the following:
- the LOC142381363 gene encoding protein NLRC3-like: MNVSEETEDSASTSEAALSVQHDKQIGIKGKAVWEIPDSPEPRSVSMRSDQSKHEPFDFKGGGHSGQQMPLSTTSKEFKAGQSPDEQSFAPTSVHIGQKRTESPRDPHDQSTHLDSIFMELEEDMIWAEQGSSTRVPFPKIPMNFLRRQKEEQMDDSLRSKTFIASCQHKLKSNLKRKFQCLNEGMSQARRPTFLNQIYTELHITDVGRGEVNEQHEFRQIEAASRRPTGSETTISCADIFKPVAGRDKPARTVVTKGVAGIGKTVLTQKFTLDWAEEKANHNIQFIFPFTFRELNLLKAHNYSLVELIHHFFSEIKEAGICSFEEFQVVFILDGLDECRPPLDFHNTQILKNGTESTSVHALLTNLIRGNLFPSARLWITTRPAAANQIPPDCVDVVTEVRGFTDPQKEEYFKKRFRDEEQASKISSHIGTSRSLHIMCHIPAFCWITGSVLDHLLKTEEKSKLPKTLTAMYTHFLVVQANQDNVKYDRKVETDPVWSTETKKIVVALGRLAFEQLEEGNLIFYEEDLKEYDIDIEAICSGVLTEIFNEERGLTHERVFGFVHLSVQEFLAALYVSLTFMNTGVNLLRKRSSSLCQESKLKYFYRSAVDKALESENGHLDMFVRFLLGLSLNANQTLLGGLMQRSRDKPQVKKMLVLYIREKIRESPSTERSIRLFYWLNELNDHSLEEEIQCYLKPEGASEKKLTPSQWSALVFILLSSQKDLEVFDLKKFSASKEALVHLLPVVEVSKTSLLSSCNLSCRSCASLLPTLTSENSRLRGLDLSNNDLHDTGVKTLSDGLKSPHCRLEVLSLSGCLIKEEGCAYLASALTSNPSHLRELDLSFNHPGESGLKLLSAGLQDPNWKLETLKTDHCGQLRLNPSPLRYFRELTLDPNTADRNLLLSESRKHVLVVKEKQPYPDHPERFDSWKQLLCGEHLTGRCYWDVEWKGRVRIGVAYRGIRRRGDSDDCCIGWNDQSWSLFCSPEGFTAWHNNKASDIQQRPDYSESNRVAVYLDWSAGTVSFYYLPSVVSSVKKIHLHTFRSTFTEPLYAAFSFGRTLELQNESRYLASSVILSKIEE; the protein is encoded by the exons ATGAACGTGTCGGAGGAAACAGAGGACAGTGCTTCTACCTCTGAAGCAGCTCTGTCTGTACAACATGACAAGCAGATCGGGATTAAAGG CAAAGCGGTGTGGGAGATACCTGACTCACCTGAACCAAGGTCCGTGTCCATGAGGAGTGACCAGTCTAAACATGAACCATTTGACTTCAAGGGTGGAGGCCATTCTGGGCAGCAAAT GCCATTGTCCACAACTTCTAAAGAATTCAAGGCTGGACAAAGCCCTGACGAGCAAAG ttttgcTCCCACCTCTGTCCATATTGGCCAGAAGAGGACAGAGTCTCCTCGTGATCCTCATGACCAAAGCACACACCTGGATTCCATTTTTATG gAGCTTGAAGAGGACATGATATGGGCAGAGCAGGGAAGCAGCACCAGAGTTCCTTTTCCTAAAATCCCAATGAATTTCTTGAGGAGACAGAAAGAGGAACAGATGGATGACTCTTTGCGCAGTA AGACTTTCATTGCGAGCTGCCAGCATAAATTAAAGTCTAACCTGAAGAGGAAGTTTCAGTGTCTGAATGAGGGGATGTCTCAGGCAAGAAGACCAACATTTCTGAACCAGATCTACACCGAGCTTCACATTACAGACGTCGGCAGAGGAGAGGTTAATGAACAACACGAATTCCGACAGATAGAAGCAGCATCCCGGAGACCAACAGGTTCAGAAACCACCATCAGTTGTGCGGATATCTTTAAACCTGTAGCAGGTAGAGATAAGCCAGCCAGGACTGTTGTGACCAAAGGAGTGGCCGGCATTGGGAAGACAGTCCTGACACAGAaattcactctggactgggctgaagagAAAGCCAACCACAACATACAGTTTATCTTCCCATTCACTTTCCGGGAGCTGAATTTGCTGAAGGCTCACAATTACAGCTTAGTGGAACTCATTCATCACTTCTTCTCTGAGATCAAAgaagcaggaatctgcagctttgaagagttccaggttgtgttcatcttagatggtctggatgagtgtcgacctcctctggacttccacaaCACTCAGATCCTGAAGAATGGTACAGAGTCCACTTCAGTGCATGCTTTGCTCACAAACCTCATCAGAGGAAACCTTTTTCCCTCTGCTCGTCTCTGGATAACCACTCGGCCtgctgcagccaatcagatccctcctGACTGCGTTGATGTGGTGACGGAAGTCAGAGGGTTCACAGACCCACAAAAGGAAGAATATTTCAAGAAGAGATTCAGAGACGAGGAGCAGGCCAGCAAAATAAGCTCCCACATTGGGACGTCCCGAAGCCtacacatcatgtgccacatccccGCGTTCTGCTGGATCACCGGCTCAGTTCTGGACCACCTGCTAAAGACTGAGGAGAAATCAAAGCTGCCCAAGACGCTGACTGCAATGTACACCCACTTCCTGGTGGTGCAGGCCAACCAGGATAATGTGAAGTATGACAGAAAGGTTGAGACAGATCCAGTCTGGAGCACAGAGACCAAGAAGATCGTTGTTGCTTTGGGAAGgctggcttttgagcagctggaGGAAGGGAACCTGATTTTCTACGAAGAGGACCTAAAAGAATATGACATTGACATAGAAGCTATCTGCTCAGGGGTGTTGACAGAGATCTTCAATGAGGAGCGTGGGCTGACCCATGAGAGGGTGTTTGGTTTTGTCCATTTGAGCGTTCAAGAGTTTCTGGCTGcgctttatgtctctttgacgTTCATGAACACTGGTGTAAATCTACTCAGAAAAAGGAGTTCGTCATTATGCCAGGAATCTAAGCTAAAATATTTCTACCGGAGTGCAGTGGACAAGGCTTTAGAGAGTGAAAATGGACATCTGGACATGTTTGTCCGCTTCCTCCTGGGCCTTTCACTGAACGCCAATCAGACTCTCTTAGGAGGGCTGATGCAACGGTCAAGAGATAAACCACAGGTCAAAAAAATGCTGGTGTTGTACATCAGGGAGAAGATCAGGGAAAGCCCTTCGACAGAGAGAAGCATCCGTCTGTTTTACTGGCTGAATGAACTGAACGATCATTCTCTGGAGGAGGAGATCCAATGCTACCTGAAACCAGAAGGTGCCTCTGAAAAGAAGCTCACTCCTTCTCAGTGGTCTGCGCTCGTATTCATCTTGCTCTCATCACAGAAAGATCTGGAAGTGTTTGACCTGAAGAAATTCTCTGCATCAAAGGAGGCACTTGTGCACCTTCTGCCAGTGGTCGAAGTGTCCAAGACGTCGCT GCTGAGTAGCTGTAACCTCTCATGCAGAAGCTGTGCATCTCTCTTGCCAACTTTAACCTCTGAGAACTCCCGTCTGAGAGGGCTGGATCTTAGCAACAATGATCTGCATGATACAGGAGTAAAAACTCTCTCAGATGGACTCAAGAGTCCACATTGTAGACTGGAGGTTCTCAG CTTGTCTGGCTGTCTGATCAAAGAAGAAGGTTGTGCTTATCTGGCCTCGGCTCtgacctccaacccctcccacctgagagagctggacctgagcttcAATCATCCAGGAGAATCTGgactgaaacttctctctgcAGGGCTGCAGGATCCCAACTGGAAACTGGAAACTCTAAA GACTGATCACTGTGGTCAGTTACGACTGAACCCGTCACCCCTCAGAT ACTTCCGTGAGCtgacactggatccaaacacagcggACAGAAACCTCCTTCTGTCTGAGAGCAGAAAACATGTGCTCGTGGTGAAAGAGAAGCagccatatcctgatcatccagaaAGGTTTGACAGCTGGAAACAGCTGCTGTGTGGCGAACATCTGACTGGTCGTTGCTACTGGGATGTAGAGTGGAAAGGAAGGGTTAGAATAGGAGTGGCGTACAGAGGAATCAGGAGAAGAGGAGACAGTGACGACTGCTGCATTGGCTGGAACGACCAGTCCTGGAGTCTGTTCTGCTCGCCTGAGGGTTTCACTGCCTGGCACAATAACAAAGCCTCAGACATACAACAGCGCCCAGACTACTCTGAATCTAACAGGGTTGCGGTGTATCTGGACTGGTCTGCTGGCACTGTGTCCTTTTATTATCTCCCCTCTGTAGTTTCCTCTGTAAAAAAGATCCACCTGCACACCTTTCGTTCCACATTCACCGAACCACTCTACGCGGCATTCAGCTTTGGGCGAACCCTTGAGCTTCAGAATGAATCCAGATATTTAGCGTCTTCGGTTATTCTATCGAAGATTGAAGAGTGA
- the LOC142385669 gene encoding high choriolytic enzyme 1-like produces the protein MTPALLLLLFLSMTAVPLSAQSDSGNEIDESTSASEIISKANADIKTHLMYDDIAPSRSRNAVPCTASGCKWPKEGGYVYVPITISPSYSTSERNIIIDGLLSFHRSTCIRFHWRNPGHRDYLNFFSGTGCWSYLGRQGGPQDVSLRRNGCLYRSTVQHEVLHALGFHHEQVRSDRDQYVQILTQNILPGTEHNFVKANTNNLGTPYDFNSVMHYSRLAFSRNGQPTIVAKSNPNLSFGNAREMSANDIARVNRLYGC, from the exons ATGACCCcagctctcctcctcctcctcttcctctcgaTGACGGCTGTTCCTCTG AGTGCACAGTCTGACAGTGGAAATGAAATCG ATGAGTCCACGAGCGCCTCTGAAATCATCTCAAAAGCCAATGCTGACATAA AGACACACTTGATGTATGACGACATCGCCCCGTCCAGAAGCAGGAATGCAGTCCCGTGCACAGCCTCAGGCTGCAAGTGGCCTAAAGAAGGAGGCTATGTCTACGTGCCCATCACCATCTCCCCTTCCTACT CCACTTCCGAGCGCAACATCATCATCGACGGCCTGCTCTCCTTCCACCGGTCCACCTGCATCCGCTTCCACTGGAGGAATCCCGGGCATCGCGATTACCTCAACTTCTTCTCTGGAACTGG GTGTTGGTCTTACCTGGGCCGTCAGGGCGGACCTCAGGATGTGTCCTTGAGGAGAAACGGCTGTTTGTACCGGTCCACGGTGCAGCACGAGGTCCTCCACGCTCTGGGCTTCCACCACGAGCAGGTTCGCTCTGACAGAGACCAATACGTCCAGATCCTCACCCAGAACATTCTCCCAG GAACAGAACACAACTTTGTAAAGGCTAACACTAACAACCTGGGGACTCCATATGACTTCAACTCGGTCATGCATTACAGCAG ATTGGCCTTCTCCAGAAACGGGCAACCGACAATCGTTGCCAAATCAAATCCTAACCTGAGCTTTGGAAATGCCAGAGAAATGAGCGCCAACGACATCGCCCGTGTCAACAGGCTCTACGGATGCT AA